A portion of the Pseudomonas sp. GR 6-02 genome contains these proteins:
- a CDS encoding Lrp/AsnC family transcriptional regulator gives MPDTRPPVLDEIDRQLIAALQINARESVAMLARQLGIARTTVTSRLARLEKAKVITGYGVRLGQRVVDGGLQAYVGITVQPRSGKEVLRRLSAMAQVQQLCAVSGEFDYVAWLRTDSPEQLDQLLDQIGSVDGVEKTTTSIILSSKIDRGQPV, from the coding sequence TTGCCTGACACTCGCCCGCCCGTTCTCGACGAAATCGACCGCCAATTGATCGCCGCCTTGCAGATCAATGCCCGTGAAAGTGTGGCCATGCTTGCCCGGCAACTGGGCATCGCCCGGACCACCGTTACTTCGCGCCTGGCCCGGTTGGAAAAGGCCAAGGTGATCACCGGTTACGGTGTGCGACTGGGTCAGCGTGTGGTGGATGGCGGATTGCAGGCTTACGTCGGGATTACGGTGCAACCGAGGTCTGGCAAGGAAGTGCTGCGACGACTTAGCGCCATGGCTCAGGTGCAGCAGCTGTGTGCGGTGAGTGGCGAGTTTGATTATGTGGCGTGGTTGCGCACCGATTCGCCGGAGCAGCTGGATCAGTTGCTGGATCAGATCGGCAGTGTGGATGGGGTGGAGAAAACGACGACTTCGATCATCCTGAGCAGCAAGATTGATCGGGGGCAGCCGGTTTGA
- a CDS encoding flavin monoamine oxidase family protein, with amino-acid sequence MNKNNRHPADGKKPVTIFGPDFPFAFDDWIEHPAGLGSIPAHNHGAEVAIVGAGIAGLVAAYELMKLGLKPVVYEASKMGGRLRSQAFNGAEGIIAELGGMRFPVSSTAFYHYVDKLGLETKPFPNPLTPASGSTVIDLEGKTHYAQKLADLPALFQEVADAWADALEDGSRFGEIQQAIRDRDVPRLKELWNTLVPLWDDRTFYDFVATSKAFAKLSFHHREVFGQVGFGTGGWDSDFPNSMLEIFRVVMTNCDDHQHLVVGGVEQVPQGIWRHVPERCVHWPEGTSLSSLHNGAPRTGVKKIAHAAGGRFAVTDNWGDTREYAAVLTTCQSWLLTTQIECDESLFSQKMWMALDRTRYMQSSKTFVMVDRPFWKDKDPETGRDLMSMTLTDRLTRGTYLFDNGDDKPGVICLSYSWMSDALKMLPQPVEKRVKLALDALKKIYPKVDIAARIIGDPITVSWEADPHFLGAFKGALPGHYRYNQRMYAHFMQDDMPPEQRGIFIAGDDVSWTPAWVEGAVQTSLNAVWGIMKHFGGETHAENPGPGDVFNEIGPIALPE; translated from the coding sequence ATGAACAAGAACAATCGCCATCCTGCAGACGGTAAAAAACCAGTCACTATTTTCGGCCCGGACTTTCCTTTCGCCTTCGACGACTGGATCGAGCACCCGGCCGGGCTGGGCAGCATTCCAGCGCACAATCACGGCGCCGAAGTGGCGATTGTCGGGGCTGGCATTGCCGGTCTGGTGGCCGCCTATGAACTGATGAAACTGGGCCTCAAACCTGTCGTCTACGAAGCCTCGAAAATGGGCGGTCGTCTGCGCTCCCAGGCGTTCAACGGTGCCGAAGGCATCATCGCCGAGCTCGGCGGCATGCGCTTCCCGGTGTCGTCCACTGCGTTTTATCACTACGTCGACAAACTCGGCCTCGAGACCAAGCCCTTCCCGAACCCGCTGACCCCCGCGTCTGGCAGCACGGTGATCGATCTGGAAGGCAAAACCCATTACGCACAGAAACTGGCGGATCTTCCTGCACTGTTCCAGGAAGTCGCTGACGCCTGGGCCGATGCCCTGGAAGACGGTTCGCGCTTCGGCGAGATCCAGCAGGCGATCCGCGATCGCGACGTGCCGCGCCTCAAGGAATTGTGGAACACCTTGGTGCCGTTGTGGGACGACCGCACGTTCTACGATTTCGTCGCCACCTCCAAAGCCTTCGCCAAGCTCTCCTTCCATCACCGCGAAGTGTTCGGCCAGGTCGGTTTCGGCACCGGTGGCTGGGACTCGGACTTCCCCAACTCGATGCTGGAAATCTTCCGCGTGGTGATGACCAACTGCGACGATCACCAGCACCTGGTGGTCGGCGGCGTGGAACAAGTGCCGCAAGGCATCTGGCGCCATGTGCCGGAGCGTTGCGTGCACTGGCCGGAAGGCACCAGCCTCAGCTCGCTGCACAACGGCGCACCGCGTACCGGCGTGAAGAAAATTGCCCACGCGGCAGGCGGCCGTTTTGCGGTCACCGACAACTGGGGCGACACCCGCGAATACGCAGCGGTGCTGACCACTTGCCAGAGCTGGCTGCTGACCACCCAGATCGAATGCGACGAGAGCCTGTTCTCGCAAAAGATGTGGATGGCCCTGGACCGTACCCGCTACATGCAGTCGTCGAAAACTTTCGTGATGGTCGACCGCCCGTTCTGGAAGGACAAAGACCCGGAAACCGGCCGCGACCTGATGAGCATGACCCTCACTGATCGCCTGACCCGTGGCACGTACTTGTTCGATAACGGCGACGACAAGCCTGGGGTGATTTGCCTGTCGTACTCATGGATGAGCGACGCCCTGAAAATGCTTCCACAGCCAGTGGAAAAGCGCGTGAAGCTGGCGCTGGATGCGTTGAAGAAGATCTACCCGAAAGTCGACATCGCCGCGCGGATCATCGGCGATCCGATCACCGTGTCGTGGGAAGCCGACCCGCATTTCCTCGGGGCCTTCAAGGGCGCCCTGCCCGGTCACTACCGCTACAACCAGCGCATGTACGCGCACTTCATGCAGGACGACATGCCGCCCGAGCAACGCGGGATTTTCATCGCCGGCGATGACGTTTCATGGACACCGGCGTGGGTTGAAGGCGCGGTGCAGACCTCGCTCAACGCGGTGTGGGGCATCATGAAACACTTCGGCGGTGAAACTCACGCTGAAAACCCGGGTCCAGGAGATGTGTTCAACGAGATCGGTCCGATCGCCCTGCCCGAGTAA
- a CDS encoding carbon-nitrogen hydrolase family protein → MRVALYQCPPLPLDVAGNLQRLHQLALEAKGADLLVVPEMFLTGYNIGIDAVSVLAEVHNGESAQQIARIAKAAGIAILYGYPERTEDGQIYNAVQLIDAHGERLCNYRKTHLFGDLDHSMFSPGSDEFPLVELNGWKLGFLICYDLEFPENARRLALAGAELILVPTANMIPYDFIADVTVRARAFENQCYVAYANYCGSEGEIQYCGQSSIAAPDGSRIAQAGLDEALIVGELDRQLMIDSRAANRYFLDRRPELYDALNKR, encoded by the coding sequence ATGCGCGTAGCCCTTTACCAATGTCCACCGCTGCCCCTGGATGTCGCAGGCAACCTGCAACGCCTGCATCAACTGGCGCTGGAGGCCAAGGGCGCGGATTTGCTGGTGGTGCCGGAGATGTTCCTGACCGGCTACAACATCGGCATAGACGCCGTCAGCGTGCTGGCGGAGGTGCACAACGGTGAATCGGCGCAGCAAATCGCGCGCATCGCCAAGGCAGCCGGGATCGCCATTCTGTATGGCTACCCCGAGCGTACCGAGGATGGGCAGATCTACAACGCCGTGCAGTTGATCGACGCCCATGGCGAGCGGCTGTGCAACTACCGCAAGACTCATCTGTTCGGTGACCTCGATCACTCGATGTTCAGCCCCGGGTCGGATGAGTTTCCGTTGGTTGAACTCAATGGCTGGAAGCTTGGCTTTTTGATCTGCTACGACCTGGAGTTCCCGGAAAACGCCCGGCGTCTGGCGTTGGCCGGTGCCGAGCTGATCCTGGTGCCGACGGCGAACATGATTCCCTACGATTTCATCGCCGACGTCACCGTCCGCGCCCGGGCCTTCGAAAACCAGTGTTATGTGGCTTACGCCAACTACTGTGGGAGCGAGGGCGAGATCCAGTATTGCGGCCAGAGCAGCATCGCCGCGCCGGATGGCAGCCGTATCGCCCAGGCCGGTCTTGATGAAGCGCTGATTGTCGGTGAGCTGGATCGCCAGCTGATGATCGATTCCCGCGCAGCCAATCGCTACTTCCTCGATCGCCGTCCCGAGCTTTACGACGCGCTGAACAAGCGCTGA
- the pqqF gene encoding pyrroloquinoline quinone biosynthesis protein PqqF, with amino-acid sequence MPALNHPHLHTETLANGLRVTLRHAPGLKRGAAALRVAAGSHDVPSAWPGLAHFLEHLLFLGTERFPAGQGLMAYVQGHGGQVNARTSERTTDFFFELPPQAFSAGLERLSDMLAHPRMNPDDQRREREVLHAEFVAWSRDATAQQQFALFDGLSAAHPLRAFHAGNRYSLPIPQPEFQQALKDFHQQFYQTGQMTLSLAGPQSLEALKGMAQAFALAIPAGKKVPQAKPSLLMDSSANSYQQAGERRLDLLFTFEGLPDSSPEALAFLCHWLTAAKTGGLVAQLRDSGLADNLKAAPLYCYAGQALLHIEFTLPANTTQSGNVIRERLLDWLGFFASRQDWAQLREEYAALQQRQQQVSSALQLAQRDSEQLEPGLSEQGVVALKAILQQIGAVDNFTGQWQLPPPNPFLRTETPAPNAGLIRGQTSAHRGLRTFAQDRSRSRRERSPMQFSQALPDNTDEGAVYLRWRLESAPHGRLQTNLENNLGPLREDARQAGVDVSFSASGNEWLLKLTGLQEPMPTVLEHVLKALTKPDARFLQEAPTATPLMPIRQLLKALPDLCTEHTAASDDLQQLWSSARWDGLATGLSAQTQAAMGLALSRVPGTPDHQSTSPLSIGSQHLWSAIDTGSSEHALLLFCPTATHDIADEAAWRLLAHVCQTPFYQRLRVELQLGYAVFSGLRQINGQTGLLFGVQSPSVAPLDLLQHIEQFLGELERMIESIDELTFIAQRQALADQFDSTALPNTQAAELLWQGKLAGHSSDYLGLLPQAILKIDRKALLAAAQRLNRAEGGWRCLASGPCPTTRWQVAK; translated from the coding sequence ATGCCTGCGCTGAATCACCCCCACCTTCACACTGAAACCCTGGCCAACGGTTTGCGGGTGACGCTGCGTCATGCTCCCGGTTTGAAGCGCGGCGCCGCTGCGTTGCGGGTCGCTGCCGGCAGTCACGACGTGCCATCGGCCTGGCCGGGGCTGGCGCACTTTCTCGAGCATTTGCTGTTCCTGGGTACAGAGCGCTTTCCCGCAGGACAAGGGCTGATGGCCTACGTACAAGGTCATGGCGGGCAGGTAAACGCGCGAACCAGCGAACGGACGACGGACTTCTTTTTCGAACTGCCGCCCCAGGCGTTCAGCGCTGGGCTGGAGCGTCTGTCAGACATGCTCGCCCATCCGCGTATGAATCCGGACGATCAGCGGCGGGAACGGGAAGTGCTGCACGCCGAATTTGTCGCCTGGTCGCGGGATGCCACAGCCCAACAGCAATTCGCGCTGTTCGACGGGCTCTCGGCGGCTCACCCGTTACGGGCGTTTCATGCTGGCAACCGTTACAGCCTGCCGATTCCGCAGCCCGAGTTTCAGCAAGCGTTGAAGGACTTCCATCAGCAGTTTTATCAGACCGGGCAAATGACGTTGAGCCTGGCCGGCCCGCAGAGTCTCGAAGCATTGAAAGGGATGGCGCAGGCGTTTGCCCTTGCCATTCCCGCCGGTAAAAAAGTCCCCCAGGCAAAGCCCAGCCTGTTGATGGATTCATCGGCCAATAGTTATCAACAGGCTGGAGAACGTCGACTGGATCTGCTGTTCACCTTCGAAGGGCTGCCCGACTCATCGCCCGAAGCGCTGGCGTTCCTGTGCCATTGGCTGACCGCCGCAAAAACCGGCGGCCTGGTCGCGCAGCTGCGAGACAGCGGGCTGGCAGACAACCTGAAAGCTGCGCCGCTCTACTGCTACGCTGGGCAAGCCTTGCTGCACATCGAATTCACGCTGCCCGCAAACACCACGCAATCGGGCAACGTGATCCGCGAACGGCTTCTGGATTGGCTGGGCTTTTTTGCCTCCCGTCAGGATTGGGCCCAATTGCGCGAAGAATACGCAGCCCTGCAGCAGCGCCAACAACAAGTCAGCAGCGCCTTGCAACTGGCCCAACGGGACAGCGAGCAACTTGAACCGGGGTTGTCCGAACAGGGCGTTGTCGCCCTCAAGGCAATCCTGCAACAAATCGGCGCTGTGGATAACTTCACCGGCCAGTGGCAACTACCGCCCCCCAACCCGTTTTTGCGTACCGAGACTCCAGCCCCGAATGCCGGCTTGATTCGCGGCCAGACCAGCGCCCACCGTGGCCTGCGGACCTTTGCCCAGGATCGCTCGCGCAGTCGCCGCGAACGTTCGCCGATGCAGTTCAGTCAGGCGTTGCCGGATAACACGGATGAAGGCGCGGTTTATCTGCGCTGGCGCCTGGAGTCCGCGCCTCACGGCCGTCTTCAGACCAATCTGGAAAACAACCTGGGGCCGTTGCGCGAGGATGCACGTCAGGCCGGTGTCGACGTTTCCTTCAGCGCATCGGGCAATGAGTGGCTGCTGAAACTGACGGGCCTGCAGGAGCCGATGCCAACAGTCCTCGAACATGTGCTGAAAGCGCTGACAAAACCTGATGCCCGTTTCTTACAGGAAGCACCGACGGCCACCCCATTGATGCCGATTCGACAGCTGCTCAAGGCGTTGCCCGATCTATGCACTGAGCACACCGCAGCCTCGGATGACTTGCAGCAACTCTGGTCGAGTGCGCGCTGGGATGGCCTGGCGACCGGATTGTCGGCCCAGACGCAAGCGGCGATGGGGTTGGCGTTGAGTCGTGTGCCGGGAACGCCAGACCATCAATCGACGTCACCTCTATCGATCGGCTCACAGCATCTCTGGAGCGCCATCGATACCGGCTCCAGCGAACACGCGCTGTTACTCTTTTGTCCGACGGCAACCCATGACATCGCCGACGAAGCTGCCTGGCGCTTGCTCGCACACGTGTGCCAGACACCGTTCTATCAACGCTTGCGGGTGGAGCTGCAACTCGGTTACGCGGTGTTCAGTGGCCTGCGCCAGATCAACGGTCAGACCGGGCTGTTGTTCGGCGTGCAATCGCCGAGCGTCGCGCCTCTGGACTTGTTGCAGCACATCGAACAATTCCTCGGCGAGCTCGAAAGGATGATCGAAAGCATCGATGAGCTGACCTTCATCGCCCAACGCCAAGCCCTGGCCGATCAATTCGACAGCACCGCCCTGCCCAACACCCAGGCCGCCGAACTGCTCTGGCAAGGCAAACTGGCCGGCCACTCGTCGGATTATCTGGGCCTTTTACCTCAAGCGATTCTGAAGATCGACCGCAAAGCCTTGCTGGCCGCGGCACAGCGACTGAATAGGGCCGAAGGTGGCTGGCGCTGTCTGGCCAGCGGACCTTGCCCGACTACGCGCTGGCAAGTGGCAAAATGA
- the pqqA gene encoding pyrroloquinoline quinone precursor peptide PqqA yields the protein MSWSKPAYTDLRIGFEVTMYFASR from the coding sequence ATGTCCTGGTCCAAACCTGCTTACACCGACCTGCGTATCGGCTTCGAAGTCACCATGTACTTCGCAAGCCGCTAA
- the pqqB gene encoding pyrroloquinoline quinone biosynthesis protein PqqB gives MFVQILGSAAGGGFPQWNCNCANCAGFRDGSLRAEARTQSSIAISDDGVNWVLCNASPDIRAQLQSFAPMQPGRALRDTGISAIILMDSQIDHTTGLLSLREGCPHQVWCTDMVHEDLSTGFPLFTMLTHWNGGLNWNRIELDQSFTVPACPNLRFTPLPLRSAAPPYSPHRFDPHPGDNIGLIVEDLSTGGKLFYAPGLGKVDAPLLKIMASSDCLLVDGTMWDDDEMQRRGVGTRTGREMGHLAQNGPGGMLEVLEQLPKQRKVLIHINNTNPILDEDSPERAELARREVEVAYDGMSIVL, from the coding sequence ATGTTTGTCCAGATTCTAGGTTCCGCCGCCGGCGGCGGTTTCCCCCAGTGGAACTGCAACTGCGCGAACTGCGCAGGTTTTCGCGACGGCAGCCTGCGGGCCGAAGCGCGTACCCAGTCGTCCATCGCGATTTCCGATGATGGCGTGAACTGGGTGCTGTGCAATGCTTCGCCGGACATCCGCGCCCAGCTCCAGAGTTTCGCGCCGATGCAGCCGGGACGCGCGCTGCGTGATACCGGCATCAGCGCAATCATCCTGATGGACAGCCAGATCGACCACACCACCGGCCTGCTCAGCCTGCGCGAAGGTTGCCCGCATCAGGTCTGGTGCACTGACATGGTCCATGAAGACCTGAGCACCGGGTTCCCGTTGTTCACCATGCTGACCCACTGGAACGGCGGGTTGAACTGGAACCGTATCGAACTCGATCAGAGCTTCACCGTCCCGGCCTGCCCGAATCTGCGTTTCACCCCACTGCCCCTGCGCAGCGCCGCCCCACCCTACTCGCCGCACCGCTTTGACCCGCATCCGGGCGACAACATCGGCCTGATCGTCGAAGACCTGAGCACCGGCGGTAAACTGTTCTACGCACCGGGCCTGGGCAAGGTCGATGCTCCGCTGCTGAAGATCATGGCCAGCAGCGATTGTCTGCTGGTAGACGGTACGATGTGGGACGACGACGAAATGCAGCGCCGTGGCGTCGGCACGCGCACGGGTCGGGAAATGGGCCATCTGGCGCAGAACGGCCCCGGCGGCATGCTCGAAGTGCTGGAACAACTGCCCAAGCAGCGCAAAGTGCTTATCCACATCAACAACACCAACCCGATTCTCGATGAGGATTCGCCAGAGCGTGCGGAGCTGGCCCGTCGTGAAGTTGAAGTGGCTTATGACGGCATGAGTATTGTGCTGTAG
- the pqqC gene encoding pyrroloquinoline-quinone synthase PqqC, which yields MTDTPMSPAEFEAALRAKGAYYHIYHPYHVAMYEGRATREQIQGWVANRFYYQVNIPLKDAAILANCPDREIRREWIQRLLDHDGAPGEDGGIEAWLRLGQAVGLDPDQLRSQELVLPGVRFAVDAYVNFARRARWQEAASSSLTELFAPQIHQSRLDSWPQHYPWIDPAGYEYFRTRLGQARRDVEHGLAITLQHYTTREGQERMLEILQFKLDILWSMLDAMSMAYELNRPPYHSVTEQRVWHKGITL from the coding sequence ATGACTGACACCCCAATGTCCCCCGCCGAATTCGAAGCGGCCCTGCGCGCCAAGGGCGCCTACTACCACATCTATCACCCGTATCACGTGGCGATGTATGAAGGCCGGGCGACCCGCGAGCAGATCCAGGGCTGGGTCGCCAACCGCTTTTACTATCAGGTGAACATCCCGCTCAAGGACGCCGCGATCCTGGCCAACTGCCCGGACCGCGAGATTCGTCGCGAGTGGATTCAGCGCCTGCTGGACCATGACGGCGCCCCCGGTGAAGACGGCGGTATCGAAGCCTGGTTGCGTCTTGGGCAAGCGGTCGGCCTCGACCCGGATCAGTTGCGCTCCCAAGAACTGGTGCTGCCCGGCGTGCGTTTCGCTGTGGATGCCTACGTCAACTTCGCCCGCCGGGCCCGTTGGCAGGAAGCCGCCAGCAGCTCATTGACCGAGCTGTTTGCGCCGCAAATCCACCAATCGCGCCTCGACAGTTGGCCGCAGCATTATCCGTGGATCGACCCGGCCGGTTACGAATATTTCCGTACGCGCCTGGGCCAGGCTCGCCGGGATGTGGAGCACGGTCTGGCAATCACGTTGCAGCATTACACTACGCGGGAAGGCCAGGAGCGCATGCTGGAAATTCTCCAGTTCAAACTGGACATTCTTTGGAGCATGCTCGATGCCATGAGCATGGCCTACGAACTGAACCGCCCGCCGTACCACAGCGTGACCGAACAGCGGGTCTGGCATAAAGGAATCACCTTATGA
- the pqqD gene encoding pyrroloquinoline quinone biosynthesis peptide chaperone PqqD, protein MSFDRSKTPTWRPGYRFQYEPAQKGHVLLYPEGMIKLNESAALIGGLIDGQRDVAAIIAELDKQFPGVPELGDDIEQFMEVARAQHWIELA, encoded by the coding sequence ATGAGTTTTGATCGCAGCAAAACCCCGACCTGGCGTCCCGGCTACCGTTTCCAGTACGAACCGGCGCAAAAGGGCCATGTATTGCTCTACCCCGAAGGCATGATCAAACTCAATGAGAGCGCCGCGCTGATCGGTGGCTTGATCGATGGCCAGCGAGATGTCGCGGCCATCATCGCCGAGCTCGACAAACAGTTCCCCGGCGTGCCCGAGCTCGGTGACGACATCGAGCAATTCATGGAGGTCGCCCGTGCTCAGCACTGGATCGAACTTGCCTGA
- the pqqE gene encoding pyrroloquinoline quinone biosynthesis protein PqqE, translating to MSGKLPPKPEIGLPLWLLAELTYRCPLQCPYCSNPLDFAEQGQELTTEQWIKVFREAREMGAAQLGFSGGEPLVRQDLAELIAEARKLGFYTNLITSGIGLTEQKISDFKKAGLDHIQISFQASDEQVNNLLAGSKKAFAQKLEMARAVKAHGYPMVLNFVTHRHNIDKIDRIIELCIALEADFVELATCQFYGWAQLNRVGLLPTKEQLVRAERITNEYRAKLEAEGHPCKLIFVTPDYYEERPKACMNGWGSIFLTVTPDGTALPCHGARQLPVQFPNVRDHSMQHIWYDSFGFNRFRGYDWMPEPCRSCDEKEKDFGGCRCQAFMLTGDASNADPVCSKSKHHGVILKAREEAEHATQTIEQLAFRNERNSRLIAKS from the coding sequence GTGTCAGGCAAGTTACCGCCCAAGCCCGAAATCGGCCTGCCCCTTTGGCTGCTGGCCGAGCTGACCTATCGCTGCCCGTTGCAATGCCCGTACTGCTCCAATCCGCTGGATTTCGCCGAGCAAGGCCAGGAGTTGACCACCGAGCAGTGGATCAAGGTCTTTCGCGAAGCCCGGGAAATGGGCGCGGCGCAGTTGGGGTTTTCCGGTGGTGAACCGCTGGTACGCCAGGACCTCGCCGAGTTGATCGCTGAGGCGCGCAAACTGGGGTTCTACACCAACCTGATCACCTCCGGCATCGGCCTCACCGAGCAGAAAATCAGCGACTTCAAAAAGGCCGGCCTGGACCACATCCAGATCAGCTTCCAGGCCAGCGACGAGCAGGTGAACAACCTGCTGGCCGGCTCGAAAAAGGCCTTCGCGCAAAAACTCGAAATGGCCCGTGCGGTGAAGGCGCACGGCTATCCGATGGTGCTGAACTTCGTCACCCATCGGCACAACATCGACAAAATCGACCGGATCATCGAGCTGTGCATTGCCCTTGAGGCAGACTTCGTCGAACTCGCGACGTGCCAGTTCTATGGTTGGGCTCAGCTCAATCGGGTCGGCCTGCTACCGACCAAGGAACAATTGGTTCGCGCCGAACGCATCACCAACGAATACCGCGCGAAACTGGAAGCCGAAGGGCATCCGTGCAAGCTGATTTTCGTGACGCCGGACTATTACGAAGAGCGTCCGAAAGCCTGCATGAATGGCTGGGGCAGTATTTTTCTGACGGTCACACCAGACGGAACCGCCCTGCCCTGTCATGGCGCCCGACAGCTGCCGGTGCAGTTTCCCAACGTGCGCGACCACAGCATGCAGCACATCTGGTACGACTCGTTCGGCTTCAACCGCTTTCGCGGTTACGACTGGATGCCCGAGCCGTGCCGCTCCTGCGACGAGAAAGAAAAGGACTTCGGCGGCTGCCGTTGCCAGGCGTTCATGCTCACGGGTGACGCGAGCAATGCCGACCCGGTGTGCAGCAAGTCGAAACATCACGGCGTGATCCTCAAGGCCCGCGAAGAAGCCGAGCACGCGACCCAGACCATCGAACAACTGGCCTTTCGCAATGAACGAAACTCACGCCTCATCGCCAAAAGCTGA